In a genomic window of Infirmifilum sp. NZ:
- a CDS encoding DNA polymerase domain-containing protein, which translates to MRESFLYDVSYSDREARLWFKGLDGAVRAEKLRFYNYLLVKREQVAGLELPAYDAEEVELKLFPRGSSTFIKLYFDSVEEYRRARSALERLGVETYASDIPVAHKVLAERRVTPMTVQGAPDSVEPLPLRVMRFSLSRLEGGKLHLSVHAEEGFPVQGPLEELVEALASEIRRFDPDLVASSLSYAELRRLAAQARRMGLKLGRGDGLLEGRVFVEYSLLARIGLAGLEERSRFTVLPPAQAARVSYGRMIDMRQSYVLLTRGYAVPRRMNLNVPVRTAWEIHLYDRGGLIIRPRPGLYRGVAVLDFESMFPNLIVKRNISYETVTRRGVRRSPRGLLPELIEEALSRRLRFKRFAKLSAGELARWAEERQSELKMILVSSYGYSGNNYNRLGNPLTFEWINRASRRVMLQVLGLVQRRGYRVVYGDTDSVFLTKPGAEPEDYERLALELSERTGLPMRLDAYYEWLFLLPERGGAAGAAKRYIGFAGGRVVAKGVEAVRSGVPEFIKRAQLELARAIVEAAQRGGELEARAELELGRLASSLRRARAEELVAGATLRREEYAARTPAFVAAQQLRAKGYSVTVGDYVEYVWVDSRNPNPYLRVQAWRLYDGRGLDMAKYEEMLTRALLPLLKSAKVASARIPGNA; encoded by the coding sequence ATGAGGGAGAGCTTCCTCTACGACGTCTCGTACTCCGACAGGGAGGCCAGGCTCTGGTTCAAGGGGCTGGACGGTGCGGTGCGCGCCGAGAAGCTCAGGTTCTACAACTACCTCCTAGTCAAGAGGGAGCAGGTGGCGGGCCTTGAACTCCCGGCTTACGACGCCGAGGAGGTGGAGCTCAAGCTCTTCCCCAGGGGCTCCTCGACCTTCATCAAGCTCTACTTCGACAGCGTTGAGGAGTACAGGCGCGCCAGGAGCGCGCTGGAGAGGCTCGGCGTCGAGACCTACGCCTCGGACATACCGGTCGCGCACAAGGTCCTCGCCGAGCGCAGAGTGACCCCGATGACCGTCCAGGGCGCACCGGACAGCGTGGAGCCGCTCCCCCTGCGGGTGATGAGGTTCTCGCTTTCGCGGCTGGAAGGCGGGAAGCTTCACCTGAGCGTCCACGCCGAGGAGGGCTTCCCCGTCCAGGGCCCCCTGGAGGAGCTGGTCGAGGCCCTGGCCTCGGAGATAAGGAGGTTCGACCCCGACCTCGTGGCCTCAAGCCTGAGCTACGCGGAGCTGAGGAGGCTGGCGGCTCAGGCGCGGCGCATGGGGCTCAAGCTGGGCAGGGGCGACGGGCTCCTGGAGGGCAGGGTCTTCGTGGAGTACAGCCTGCTCGCCAGGATCGGCCTCGCGGGGCTGGAGGAGAGGAGCAGGTTCACCGTGCTTCCACCCGCCCAGGCGGCGCGCGTCAGCTACGGGAGGATGATCGACATGAGGCAAAGCTACGTGCTCCTCACCAGGGGCTACGCCGTCCCCAGGAGGATGAACCTCAACGTGCCTGTGAGGACCGCCTGGGAGATACACCTCTACGACAGGGGAGGCCTCATCATAAGGCCCCGGCCAGGCCTCTACCGGGGAGTCGCGGTGCTGGACTTCGAGTCCATGTTCCCGAACCTGATAGTCAAGCGCAACATAAGCTACGAGACCGTCACGAGGAGGGGCGTGAGGCGCAGCCCGAGGGGCCTGCTCCCCGAGCTCATAGAGGAGGCGCTCTCCAGGAGGCTTCGCTTCAAGAGGTTCGCAAAGCTGTCGGCGGGCGAGCTGGCGAGGTGGGCCGAGGAGAGGCAGAGCGAGCTGAAGATGATCCTGGTGTCCAGCTACGGCTACAGCGGCAACAACTACAACAGGCTGGGCAACCCCCTGACCTTCGAGTGGATAAACAGGGCCTCGAGGAGGGTGATGCTCCAGGTCTTGGGCCTCGTCCAGAGGCGCGGCTACAGGGTGGTCTACGGCGACACGGACAGCGTGTTCCTCACGAAGCCCGGCGCCGAGCCCGAGGACTACGAGAGGCTCGCCCTCGAGCTCTCGGAGCGGACAGGCCTGCCGATGAGGCTCGACGCCTACTACGAGTGGCTCTTCCTGCTCCCCGAGAGGGGCGGCGCAGCCGGGGCTGCTAAAAGGTACATAGGCTTCGCTGGCGGGAGGGTTGTCGCGAAGGGCGTTGAAGCGGTCAGGAGCGGGGTGCCGGAGTTCATCAAGAGGGCCCAGCTAGAGCTTGCCCGCGCCATCGTCGAGGCGGCGCAGCGCGGGGGAGAGCTGGAGGCCCGGGCGGAGCTGGAGCTCGGGAGGCTCGCGTCCTCACTGCGCCGCGCTAGAGCCGAGGAGCTCGTGGCGGGCGCCACGCTCAGAAGGGAGGAGTACGCCGCCAGGACCCCGGCCTTCGTGGCCGCCCAGCAGCTCAGGGCTAAGGGGTACAGCGTGACGGTGGGGGACTACGTCGAGTACGTTTGGGTCGACTCGCGCAACCCGAACCCCTACCTCAGGGTCCAGGCTTGGAGGCTGTACGACGGCAGGGGCCTGGACATGGCGAAGTACGAGGAGATGCTCACGAGGGCTCTATTACCCCTGCTGAAGTCAGCCAAGGTTGCCTCCGCGCGAATCCCCGGCAACGCCTAG
- a CDS encoding transposase, with protein MLSSLEVVAWGWENKRGGEGLVEAYRVWRIKTNNEERLRLQRLYLRVSSAVKEACKVLKERHGEAFGKEPEKFSNELIGEASRIARLPKGLLYYAVEWWKMLAEARGKSRRRSRFTPPPMPLLVKVVDNGERLHGKSDALAVLDASKGALRIPSVKVAVRLKPSLVKAVLEDIQRFSDVKLTLQLTARGRLRLVAHRKVKKVWWNGNSKLAVIALDVNSNHGLYLMTFAFDGEVRLLAQRVFKPPNTTMLKLLAAIMRSYSKVKSWDEAVERFKVRRDVRGLRREGRGYAVGEALKLAERLRAKINLTPERAERIARQASRKVRKLNEDWVRGARREVRELVRKLRNQGYTVVIVADMPRAESLRGTKLQRTLLRTAKRLENLAAYEGARWFQPDNNISGKQCPICGKEGVEVQRRYYRCPKCGPGLREGLGRSLQRRKALPEGLQSRKATRGAGPVAPEPQDSPNAGRPRPQFPRLPEQGRSGGAARGARRGCARGNAG; from the coding sequence GTGCTCAGCTCCCTGGAAGTGGTAGCGTGGGGCTGGGAGAACAAGAGGGGCGGAGAGGGGCTGGTCGAGGCCTACAGGGTCTGGAGGATCAAGACTAACAATGAAGAGAGGCTGAGGCTTCAGCGGCTGTACCTCAGGGTGTCGAGCGCGGTCAAGGAGGCGTGCAAGGTCCTCAAAGAGAGGCACGGCGAGGCCTTCGGAAAGGAGCCGGAGAAGTTCAGCAACGAGCTGATCGGGGAGGCCTCGAGGATCGCAAGGCTGCCTAAGGGCCTGCTCTACTACGCTGTGGAGTGGTGGAAAATGCTCGCGGAGGCCAGGGGGAAGTCAAGGAGGCGGAGCAGGTTCACTCCGCCGCCGATGCCGCTGCTCGTCAAGGTGGTCGACAACGGCGAGAGGCTTCACGGCAAAAGCGATGCACTTGCAGTTCTTGACGCCTCCAAGGGTGCGCTACGCATCCCCAGCGTTAAGGTCGCGGTGAGGCTGAAGCCCTCGCTGGTCAAAGCGGTGCTAGAGGATATCCAGAGGTTCAGCGACGTAAAGCTCACGCTGCAACTAACGGCGAGGGGTAGGCTGAGGCTGGTGGCGCACCGTAAGGTCAAGAAAGTGTGGTGGAACGGCAACAGCAAGCTCGCGGTCATAGCCTTAGATGTGAACTCGAATCACGGGTTGTACTTGATGACCTTCGCCTTCGACGGCGAAGTCAGGCTCTTGGCTCAGCGCGTGTTTAAGCCTCCCAACACCACCATGCTGAAGCTCCTCGCGGCCATCATGCGTAGCTACTCCAAGGTTAAGAGCTGGGATGAGGCCGTAGAGAGGTTCAAGGTGAGAAGGGATGTCAGGGGGTTGCGGAGGGAGGGGAGGGGCTACGCGGTGGGGGAGGCGCTGAAGCTTGCCGAGAGGCTGAGAGCAAAGATAAACCTAACGCCGGAGAGGGCTGAGAGAATAGCTAGGCAGGCGTCGAGGAAAGTGAGGAAGCTCAACGAGGACTGGGTCAGAGGCGCGCGCAGGGAGGTGAGAGAGCTTGTGAGGAAGTTGCGGAACCAGGGTTACACTGTCGTCATCGTCGCGGACATGCCCCGGGCCGAGTCCCTGAGGGGAACGAAGCTACAGCGAACACTGCTCAGAACGGCAAAGAGGCTTGAGAACCTCGCGGCATACGAGGGCGCCAGGTGGTTCCAGCCTGACAATAACATCTCGGGCAAGCAGTGTCCCATCTGCGGGAAAGAGGGGGTGGAGGTGCAGAGAAGGTACTACCGCTGCCCGAAGTGCGGGCCTGGTCTACGGGAGGGACTGGGCCGCAGCCTTCAACGCCGCAAAGCTCTTCCTGAAGGCCTGCAAAGCCGAAAAGCAACTAGAGGCGCTGGGCCAGTGGCTCCAGAGCCACAAGACAGCCCTAACGCCGGCAGGCCCCGGCCCCAGTTCCCCCGGCTCCCCGAGCAGGGGCGGTCCGGGGGTGCCGCGCGCGGCGCGAGGAGGGGATGTGCCCGCGGCAACGCGGGCTGA